The Pyrus communis chromosome 2, drPyrComm1.1, whole genome shotgun sequence genome includes a window with the following:
- the LOC137726633 gene encoding uncharacterized protein: MFSVKPCNSRCNSPFLSDSRRLQNLAKQQSTVFTPCRVLSPHERRLGVRASSGKGEEEKKERRPFLTLEEAGLVEISGLSTHERFLCRLTISSLNLLRVISEQEGCEIEELNAGKVCDWFVKDKLKREQNLDSAVLQWDDSELF; this comes from the exons ATGTTCTCAGTGAAGCCTTGTAATAGCCGTTGCAACTCACCATTCCTCTCCGACTCACGTCGTCTTCAAAACCTAGCAAAACAGCAAAGTACCGTTTTCACCCCATGCAGGGTATTGTCTCCTCATGAAAGAAGACTTGGCGTGAGGGCAAGTAGTggaaaaggagaagaagagaagaaagaaagacgACCTTTCTTAACCCTAGAAGAAGCTGGTCTGGTAGAAATCTCCGGTCTCAGCACTCACGAAAGATTTCTATGTCGTTTAACg ATATCGTCGTTGAATTTGCTGAGAGTGATATCAGAACAAGAAGGATGCGAAATTGAGGAGCTAAATGCTGGGAAGGTATGTGACTGGTTTGTGAAGGATAAGTTGAAAAGAGAGCAGAACTTGGACTCTGCTGTCCTCCAGTGGGATGATTCTGagctattttaa
- the LOC137724554 gene encoding vesicle-associated protein 4-2-like, whose amino-acid sequence MAVPDQKSSSSSDGKVWGFFKRPFRTSKNAAVMTSSSSSHNAPPQHSNAHGDGSNPNAANSVSSVARSLLPTRRRLKLDPHNKLYFPCEPGKQVRSAIRIKNTSKSFVAFKFQTTAPKSCFMRPPGAILSPGESLIATVFKFVEVPENNEKLVDQKSRVKFKIMSLKVKGPMEYVPELFDEQKEQVAVEQILRVVFLDPERSTPAMEKLKRQLADADAALEASKQPAEDAGPKIIGEGLVIDEWKERRERYLARQQGEGVDSA is encoded by the exons ATGGCCGTCCCTGACCAAAAGTCGTCGTCTTCGTCCGACGGAAAAGTCTGGGGCTTCTTCAAGCGGCCGTTTCGGACGTCGAAGAACGCCGCCGTTATGACGTCGTCCTCGTCGTCGCACAACGCTCCCCCCCAGCATAGTAACGCTCACGGCGATGGATCGAATCCAAACGCCGCGAATTCGGTGTCGTCCGTCGCCAGGTCGCTGCTTCCGACTCGCCGTAGACTCAAGCTCGATCCCCACAATAAACTCTATTTTCCTT GTGAACCCGGGAAGCAGGTTAGGAGTGCCATTAGAATTAAAAACACCAGCAAGTCCTTTGTAGCATTCAAG TTCCAAACAACTGCACCGAAAAGTTGTTTCATGCGTCCTCCAGGAGCCATTCTTAGTCCTGGCGAGAGTCTTATAGCGACTG TATTCAAGTTTGTTGAGGTTCCCGAGAACAATGAAAAACTAGTGGATCAAAAGAGCAGAGTTAAGTTTAAAATCATGAGCTTGAAGGTGAAGGGACCAATGGAGTATGTACCTGAGCTG TTTGATGAGCAAAAGGAGCAAGTGGCCGTAGAGCAGATACTACGGGTTGTCTTTCTAGATCCAGAGCGTTCTACTCCT GCTATGGAAAAACTGAAGCGTCAGTTAGCTGATGCTGATGCTGCGCTTGAGGCGAGCAAGCAACCTGCGGAAGATGCTGGTCCAAAGATTATCGGAGAAGGACTTGTCATAGATGAATGG AAGGAGAGGAGGGAAAGATATCTTGCTCGGCAGCAAGGTGAAGGCGTGGACTCTGCATGA
- the LOC137725352 gene encoding sugar carrier protein C has translation MPAVGIPAGGNGKAYVGNLTPYVLVTCVVAAMGGLIFGYDIGISGGVTSMDSFLKKFFPSVYHKKEKDKTTNQYCQYDSQTLTMFTSSLYLAALISSIVAATVTRKFGRKLSMLFGGLLFCAGAIINGAAKAVWMLILGRMLLGFGIGFSNQSVPLYLSEMAPYRFRGALNIGFQLSITVGILVANVLNYFFAKIKGGWGWRLSLGGAMVPALIITIGSLVLPDTPNSMIERGQHDEAKAKLQRIRGVDDVREEFSDLVAASEAANKIEDPWRNLLRKKYRPHLCVAIVIPFFQQLTGINVIMFYAPVLFNTIGFGADASLMSAVITGSVNVIATMVSIYGVDKWGRRFLFLEGGAQMLICQAVVTACIAAKFGVDGNPGELPKWYAIVVVMFICTYVAGFAWSWGPLGWLVPSEIFPLEIRSAAQSVNVAVNMIFTFIVAQIFLTMLCHLKFGLFLFFAFFVFVMSIFVYYFLPETKGIPIEEMGQVWRTHWYWKRFVSEEDGGGYEMGKAAQTVKTV, from the exons ATGCCTGCTGTTGGTATCCCCGCCGGCGGGAACGGCAAGGCCTACGTCGGAAATCTCACTCCTTATGTTCTTGTCACCTGTGTCGTCGCCGCCATGGGTGGTCTGATTTTTGGCTACGATATCGGCATTTCCG GTGGGGTAACGTCCATGGACTCGTTCCTGAAGAAGTTCTTTCCGTCGGTGTAccacaagaaggagaaggacaAGACGACGAACCAGTACTGTCAGTATGATAGTCAAACGTTGACCATGTTCACATCGTCGCTGTACTTGGCTGCTCTCATATCCTCGATTGTGGCCGCCACCGTGACGCGTAAGTTTGGCCGGAAACTTTCCATGTTGTTCGGCGGTCTGCTGTTCTGCGCCGGTGCTATCATCAATGGCGCTGCCAAAGCAGTCTGGATGTTGATTCTCGGCCGTATGTTGCTCGGTTTCGGCATCGGATTCTCCAATCAG TCGGTGCCACTCTACTTGTCTGAGATGGCGCCCTACAGATTCAGGGGAGCTCTTAACATTGGCTTCCAGCTATCAATCACTGTTGGTATTCTTGTGGCCAATGTGCTGAACTACTTCTTTGCCAAGATAAAGGGTGGCTGGGGATGGAGGTTGAGCTTGGGTGGCGCGATGGTCCCCGCCCTTATCATCACAATCGGCTCACTTGTCCTGCCAGACACTCCCAACTCCATGATTGAGCGCGGTCAACATGACGAAGCCAAGGCCAAGCTCCAACGCATTCGCGGCGTTGATGATGTTAGGGAGGAATTCAGTGACCTGGTAGCAGCTAGTGAAGCGGCGAACAAAATCGAGGACCCGTGGAGAAACCTGCTGAGGAAGAAGTACAGACCTCACCTCTGCGTTGCAATCGTCATTCCCTTCTTTCAGCAGCTCACTGGCATCAATGTGATCATGTTCTACGCGCCGGTTTTGTTCAACACAATCGGGTTTGGAGCTGATGCCTCGCTCATGTCGGCTGTGATCACCGGCAGTGTTAATGTAATTGCAACTATGGTTTCAATCTATGGCGTTGACAAGTGGGGAAGAAGGTTCCTTTTCCTTGAGGGTGGAGCTCAAATGCTGATTTGCCAG GCAGTTGTGACAGCTTGTATTGCAGCAAAGTTTGGAGTGGATGGGAACCCTGGAGAACTGCCAAAGTGGTATGCAATTGTGGTCGTGATGTTCATCTGCACATATGTTGCAGGATTCGCGTGGTCGTGGGGTCCCCTCGGATGGCTAGTCCCCAGTGAAATCTTCCCATTGGAAATCCGATCAGCCGCGCAGAGCGTCAACGTTGCAGTCAACATGATCTTCACCTTCATCGTGGCTCAAATCTTCTTGACAATGCTCTGCCACTTGAAGTTCGGGCTCTTCCTTTTCTTTGCATTCTTTGTGTTTGTGATGTCAATCTTCGTCTACTACTTCTTGCCGGAGACAAAGGGGATTCCGATCGAAGAGATGGGACAAGTATGGAGGACACATTGGTACTGGAAGAGATTCGTCAGCGAGGAAGATGGAGGAGGTTATGAGATGGGCAAGGCAGCTCAAACTGTCAAAACTGTGTAA
- the LOC137726632 gene encoding putative 3'(2'),5'-bisphosphate nucleotidase, mitochondrial: MQSPPTSFQRLIYSRRLKFAMIFVQSARHFSTVRFTRPDSALRRRRFRVRSSLPFGTEKANYYRELEAAVDAVERACALCVDIQSSVLQRRVVEKTDQTPVTVADFGVQALVSLELGKRFPLIPLVAEEDSAFVRSNKLVEPVLNAVLDKSSCGENSWTTDEVLEAIDRGGPEGFAFGAQPATYWVLDPIDGTKGFVKGNPALYVVGLALVVDGELVLGVMGCPNWKNDISNKSTSEVQEENITPPGSGIIMVAHTGCGTWTKRLSSVLNSTAKMPYSWTQCFVDGSCIVEEARFSIPDSDVWESFPLSSLFRSTNADSIDGGEILLVKSCCGSLSKYMMVASGVVSLHMQCVKVHRVTKAWDHVVGIICVHEAGGKVTDWKGDELNLAADEVGRRNIYPSRGILATNGTLHNRLLEMISSSSSTVSR; encoded by the exons ATGCAGTCTCCACCAACGAGTTTTCAACGACTCATTTACAGCCGGCGGTTAAAATTCGCCATGATTTTTGTGCAGTCAGCCCGCCATTTTTCGACCGTCCGATTCACTCGGCCCGATTCGGCACTCCGCCGGCGGCGCTTCCGCGTGAGGTCGAGTTTGCCGTTCGGAACTGAAAAGGCCAACTACTATCGAGAGCTGGAAGCTGCCGTCGATGCCGTGGAGAGAGCTTGCGCGCTCTGCGTTGACATCCAGTCGTCGGTGCTTCAACGGCGGGTCGTTGAAAAGACCGACCAGACTCCGGTGACGGTGGCGGATTTTGGAGTCCAGGCTCTCGTCAGTTTGG AGCTTGGGAAACGATTCCCTTTGATTCCATTGGTGGCGGAAGAAGACTCGGCGTTTGTTCGTTCGAATAAACTGGTGGAGCCAGTGCTCAATGCGGTGCTTGACAAATCTAGTTGTGGAGAGAACTCATGGACGACTGATGAAGTATTGGAAGCCATTGACAGAGGTGGTCCGGAGGGTTTTGCTTTCGGAGCTCAGCCCGCCACGTATTGG GTACTTGACCCCATTGATGGCACAAAAGGATTCGTGAAGGGAAATCCGGCGTTATATGTG GTTGGCTTGGCACTTGTTGTTGACGGGGAGCTTGTATTGGGTGTCATGGGGTGCCCAAACTGGAAGAATGATATATCCAATAAATCCACCTCTGAAGTACAGGAAGAAAATATCACTCCACCTGGATCAGGGATTATTATGGTTGCTCATACAGGCTGTGGAACATGGACAAAACGTTTATCATCTGTACTAAATTCCACAGCCAAAATGCCTTATTCTTGGACTCAATGCTTTGTTGATGGGTCTTGTATTGTGGAAGAGGCACGATTTTCTATCCCAGATAGTGATGTATGGGAGTCATTTCCGCTATCATCTTTATTCAGATCAACTAATGCTGACAGCATTGACGGGGGAGAAATTCTTCTTGTAAAATCTTGTTGTGGAAG TTTATCCAAGTATATGATGGTGGCTTCGGGCGTGGTATCTCTTCATATGCAGTGTGTGAAAGTTCACAGAGTTACCAAG GCTTGGGATCACGTTGTTGGTATTATATGTGTGCACGAAGCAGGGGGAAAG GTGACTGACTGGAAGGGAGATGAACTTAATCTAGCAGCAGATGAAGTTGGACGGAGGAATATATACCCTTCCCGTGGAATCCTTGCGACTAATGGCACCTTGCATAACCGGCTTTTAGAGATGATATCTTCCAGTTCGTCAACTGTTTCCCGGTGA
- the LOC137726511 gene encoding transcription factor MYB102-like, translating into MGRTPCCDKNGLKKGPWTPEEDQKLMDYIQKHGYGNWRTLPKNAGLQRCGKSCRLRWTNYLRPDIKRGRFSFEEEETIIQLHSILGNKWSAIAARLPGRTDNEIKNYWNTHIRKRLLRMGIDPVTHSPRLDLLDFSSILYNSSHHHHQMNNFSRLLGQPIGLNPELLRLATSLIQSRRENNSNQNFVLQNAQENDYHQICNPQIQPQQPVQDNVPYPNEVSQLMQQQPNVEYPSSLSDFRSQNSQLNEWQSNVGTSNFTEEYVELPSFAYFGSEQHQTVLDLSPETSNFHSNNSNQNFSFTSVFSTPSSSPTTLNSNSTTYFNSGTEDERESYCSNMLKFGIPDILGVNEFM; encoded by the exons ATGGGAAGAACACCTTGCTGTGACAAAAATGGCCTCAAGAAAGGCCCGTGGACGCCGGAGGAGGATCAGAAACTCATGGATTATATTCAGAAACATGGTTATGGCAACTGGAGAACCCTCCCAAAGAATGCAG GGCTACAAAGATGCGGGAAGAGCTGCCGTCTCCGGTGGACAAACTATCTCCGACCGGACATCAAACGAGGTCGGTTTTCATTCGAAGAGGAGGAGACAATTATTCAACTCCATAGCATATTGGGCAACAA ATGGTCTGCTATTGCCGCTCGTTTGCCCGGAAGAACCGACAACGAAATCAAGAACTACTGGAACACCCACATTAGGAAGAGGCTTCTCCGAATGGGAATTGATCCTGTCACCCACAGTCCCCGTCTTGATCTTCTCGACTTCTCATCCATTCTCTACAACTCATCTCATCACCACCATCAAATGAACAACTTTTCAAGGTTGCTTGGCCAACCAATTGGACTCAACCCTGAGCTACTAAGGCTAGCCACTTCTCTAATCCAATCCCGTAGAGAAAACAATAGTAACCAAAATTTCGTTCTTCAAAATGCTCAAGAAAATGATTACCACCAAATCTGCAACCCCCAAATCCAACCTCAACAACCAGTTCAAGACAACGTTCCATACCCTAATGAAGTTTCACAACTCATGCAGCAGCAGCCCAATGTAGAGTACCCATCAAGCCTAAGTGATTTTAGGTCACAAAACTCTCAACTCAATGAGTGGCAAAGTAATGTGGGGACTTCAAATTTTACGGAAGAGTATGTTGAGTTACCAAGTTTTGCATACTTTGGGTCTGAACAGCATCAAACTGTTTTGGACCTTTCGCCGGAGACTTCAAATTTTCACTCCAACAACAGCAACCAGAACTTCAGCTTCACTTCAGTTTTCTCGACGCCTTCTTCAAGCCCGACGACTTTGAATTCGAATTCGACAACGTATTTCAACAGCGGCACAGAGGACGAACGTGAAAGCTACTGTAGCAACATGTTAAAGTTTGGGATCCCAGACATCTTGGGTGTTAATGAATTCATGTGA